A DNA window from Ensifer sp. WSM1721 contains the following coding sequences:
- the selD gene encoding selenide, water dikinase SelD, which produces MDNSTTTTPLRLTALAHGGGCGCKLAPSVLQQLLADQPMSRPFARLLVGTETGDDAAVWQLDDETCVIATTDFFMPMVDDPFDFGRIAATNAISDVYAMGGKPILALAILGMPIDKMPTGMVREILRGGSAICAEARIPVAGGHSIDSPEPIYGLAVIGTGPLSGIRRNSGARAGDALILTKALGVGIYSAAFKKGALPSDAYAELIASTTLLNRIGAELGRKADVHAVTDVTGFGILGHALEMAKGSNKRLMLKAGEIALFDRCAELAEQGYVTGASHRNWASYGENVLLPDDLPPWRRHILTDPQTSGGLLVACDAERAEELLREIVAAGYPAARIVGAVEEGEPGLRVTA; this is translated from the coding sequence ATGGATAATTCGACGACCACCACGCCTCTGCGCCTGACGGCGCTCGCCCATGGCGGGGGCTGTGGCTGCAAGCTGGCGCCATCGGTGCTGCAGCAATTGCTCGCGGACCAGCCGATGAGCCGCCCCTTTGCGCGGCTCCTCGTCGGCACGGAAACGGGCGACGATGCCGCCGTCTGGCAGCTCGATGACGAGACCTGTGTGATCGCGACCACGGACTTCTTCATGCCGATGGTCGACGATCCCTTCGATTTCGGCCGGATCGCCGCCACCAACGCCATCTCCGATGTCTACGCCATGGGCGGAAAGCCGATCTTGGCGCTCGCCATTCTCGGCATGCCGATCGACAAGATGCCGACCGGCATGGTGCGGGAGATATTGAGGGGCGGCAGCGCGATCTGCGCGGAGGCCCGTATACCGGTTGCCGGAGGTCATTCCATCGATTCACCCGAGCCGATCTATGGCTTGGCGGTCATCGGCACAGGCCCGCTCTCCGGCATTCGGCGCAACAGCGGCGCCCGGGCCGGTGACGCCCTGATCCTGACCAAGGCGCTCGGCGTCGGGATCTATTCGGCGGCCTTCAAGAAGGGCGCATTGCCGTCGGATGCCTATGCCGAACTGATCGCGTCGACGACGCTCCTCAACCGCATCGGCGCCGAACTCGGTAGGAAAGCCGACGTGCATGCCGTCACCGACGTCACCGGCTTCGGCATTCTCGGCCATGCGCTCGAGATGGCCAAGGGCTCGAACAAGAGGCTAATGCTCAAGGCCGGCGAGATCGCACTTTTCGACCGCTGCGCCGAGCTCGCGGAACAGGGCTACGTCACCGGCGCCTCCCATCGCAACTGGGCAAGCTATGGCGAGAATGTGCTTCTGCCCGACGATCTCCCGCCATGGCGGCGCCATATCCTCACCGATCCCCAGACCTCCGGCGGCCTCCTTGTCGCATGTGATGCGGAGCGCGCGGAAGAGTTGCTGCGGGAGATCGTGGCGGCCGGCTATCCGGCAGCGCGGATCGTCGGTGCGGTCGAGGAAGGTGAACCGGGACTGCGCGTCACGGCCTGA
- a CDS encoding sigma-54 dependent transcriptional regulator yields MSGTPSVFLVDDDHDLRKAMRQTLELAGFAVSPFPSATEALAALTSDFGGVVISDIRMPGMDGLALFRKIAELDPDLPVILVTGHGDIPMAVQAIQDGVYDFIAKPFAADRLVQSARRAEEKRRLVMENRALRRDAEAASDSLPLIGQTPAMERLRQTLKHIADTDVDVLVAGETGSGKEVVATLLHQWSRRRNGNFVALNCGALPETVIESELFGHEPGAFTGAVKKRIGRIEHASGGTLFLDEIEAMPPATQVKMLRVLEAREIAPLGTNTVRPVDIRVVAAAKIDLGDPAERGDFREDLYYRLNVVTLQIPPLRERREDIPLLFSYFLKRASERFGREVPEISAAVRDHLMSHAWPGNVRELSHFAERVALGVEGNPGKAAVAPATASTGTLPERLERYEAEILKEALAMHRGDVKETLQALGIPRKTFYDKLARHGINRADYVGRGREEG; encoded by the coding sequence ATGAGCGGCACCCCCTCCGTGTTCCTGGTCGACGACGATCACGACCTGCGCAAGGCGATGCGGCAGACATTGGAGCTCGCGGGTTTCGCGGTCTCGCCCTTCCCCAGCGCGACGGAGGCGCTCGCCGCACTGACTTCCGACTTCGGCGGCGTCGTCATCAGCGATATCCGCATGCCGGGCATGGACGGCCTCGCCCTCTTCCGCAAGATCGCGGAGCTCGACCCGGACCTCCCGGTGATCCTGGTGACCGGCCATGGGGACATACCGATGGCCGTGCAAGCCATTCAGGATGGCGTCTACGACTTCATCGCCAAGCCTTTCGCCGCCGACCGGCTCGTCCAGAGTGCGCGGCGCGCCGAGGAGAAGCGGCGCCTGGTCATGGAGAACCGTGCGCTCAGGCGCGACGCGGAGGCCGCCTCCGACAGCCTGCCGCTGATCGGCCAGACCCCGGCGATGGAGCGGCTGCGCCAGACGCTGAAACATATCGCCGATACCGACGTCGACGTGCTGGTCGCGGGTGAAACCGGCAGCGGCAAGGAGGTCGTGGCCACGCTCCTCCATCAATGGAGCCGGCGAAGGAACGGCAATTTCGTCGCCCTCAACTGCGGTGCGCTGCCCGAAACGGTGATCGAGAGCGAGCTCTTCGGCCACGAGCCCGGCGCCTTTACCGGCGCCGTCAAGAAAAGGATCGGCCGGATCGAGCACGCGAGCGGCGGCACGCTCTTCCTCGACGAGATCGAGGCGATGCCGCCCGCGACCCAGGTCAAGATGCTGCGCGTGCTCGAAGCGCGTGAGATCGCACCACTCGGCACCAATACCGTCCGCCCCGTCGACATCCGCGTCGTCGCGGCAGCGAAGATCGATCTCGGCGATCCCGCCGAGCGCGGCGACTTCCGTGAGGATCTTTACTATCGCCTCAACGTCGTGACGCTACAGATTCCGCCCTTGCGCGAACGGCGCGAGGACATCCCGCTGCTCTTCTCGTACTTCCTGAAGCGCGCATCGGAGCGGTTCGGGCGTGAGGTGCCGGAAATTTCAGCGGCCGTCCGGGACCACCTGATGTCGCATGCCTGGCCCGGCAATGTGCGCGAACTTTCACACTTTGCCGAGCGGGTCGCGCTCGGGGTAGAGGGCAATCCGGGCAAGGCTGCCGTGGCACCGGCGACAGCGAGCACCGGCACGCTGCCGGAACGGCTGGAGCGCTACGAGGCCGAGATCCTCAAGGAGGCCCTCGCAATGCATCGCGGCGACGTCAAGGAAACGCTCCAGGCACTCGGCATCCCCCGCAAGACCTTCTACGACAAGCTGGCACGTCACGGCATCAATCGCGCGGACTATGTCGGGCGGGGCCGGGAGGAGGGGTGA
- a CDS encoding sensor histidine kinase: protein MHNAGMIKQPPDADDPGALRRRARRSWFLFAVVALALLAAGVFAAGGYGRSQALDSLAEQSRIDASLKASLLRAVVERQRALPLVLADDAAIREALTALDDQALDRINRKLESLAASAEAAVVYLIGRDGVAVAASNWREPTSFVGNDYAFRDYFRLAMRDGKAEHFAMGTVSKHPGLYISRRVDGPQGPLGVIVAKLEFDALEADWRLSDKPTYVTDRRGIVLITSLPSWRFMTTKAIPEERLEGIRESLQFGDAPLLPLPFQRIDARPDGSSTLDALLPGARAETFLRVETLVPSTNWRLEQLSPLKSTLAAGARGAQLLMLAMLVPLIAFAAFLLRRRQVVALRSAEERLARNELEAKVEERTADLRMARDRLETEIADHRQTTEKLQAVQQDLVQANRLAILGQVAAGVAHEINQPVATIRAYADNARTFLDRGQSATAAENMTSIAELTERVGAITDELRRFARKGHFAAEPTAMKDVVEGALMLLRSRFAGRMDAIHIELPPDGLKAHGNRIRLEQVLINLLQNALEAIDDRDGGKIQVRCEETARGIALTVADNGPGIPADIRDELFTPFNTSKEEGLGLGLAISKEIVSDYGGTIDVDSGASGTTFTVHLQKADAQ, encoded by the coding sequence ATGCACAATGCGGGCATGATCAAACAGCCTCCAGATGCGGACGATCCCGGCGCGTTGCGCCGCCGGGCGCGGCGATCATGGTTCTTGTTCGCGGTGGTTGCGCTGGCGCTTCTCGCCGCCGGCGTCTTCGCCGCCGGCGGATATGGCCGATCGCAAGCGCTCGACAGCCTCGCCGAGCAGAGCCGGATCGACGCCAGCCTGAAGGCTTCACTGCTGCGAGCCGTCGTCGAACGGCAGCGCGCGCTGCCGCTGGTGCTTGCCGACGACGCGGCCATTCGGGAAGCGCTTACCGCCCTTGACGACCAGGCGCTCGACCGGATCAACCGCAAGCTCGAAAGCCTTGCGGCGAGTGCAGAGGCGGCGGTCGTCTATCTGATCGGCCGCGATGGCGTGGCGGTCGCGGCCAGCAACTGGCGGGAGCCGACGAGTTTCGTCGGTAACGATTATGCCTTCCGAGACTATTTCCGACTGGCGATGCGCGACGGCAAGGCCGAACATTTCGCGATGGGAACGGTGAGCAAGCATCCGGGCCTTTACATCTCCCGACGCGTCGACGGGCCGCAAGGCCCGCTCGGCGTGATCGTCGCCAAGCTCGAATTCGATGCGCTGGAGGCCGACTGGCGTTTGTCGGACAAGCCGACCTATGTCACCGACCGGCGCGGCATCGTCCTGATCACCAGCCTGCCGTCCTGGCGCTTCATGACGACGAAGGCGATCCCCGAGGAACGGCTCGAAGGCATTCGAGAGAGTCTTCAGTTCGGCGACGCACCCTTGCTGCCGCTGCCCTTCCAAAGGATCGACGCCCGGCCGGACGGCTCCTCGACGCTCGATGCCCTGCTGCCGGGAGCCCGCGCAGAGACATTCCTGCGCGTCGAGACACTGGTGCCGTCGACGAACTGGCGGCTCGAACAATTGTCGCCGCTGAAGTCCACGCTCGCGGCAGGAGCGAGAGGAGCGCAGCTCCTCATGCTCGCCATGCTGGTTCCCTTGATTGCGTTCGCCGCATTCCTCCTGCGCCGGCGTCAGGTTGTCGCCCTGCGATCGGCGGAGGAGCGGCTGGCGCGTAACGAACTCGAAGCGAAGGTCGAGGAGCGAACGGCCGACTTGCGAATGGCGCGCGACCGGCTCGAAACCGAGATTGCCGATCATCGCCAGACGACGGAGAAGCTGCAGGCCGTGCAGCAGGATCTCGTTCAAGCGAACCGCTTGGCGATCCTCGGCCAGGTCGCAGCCGGCGTCGCCCACGAAATCAATCAGCCGGTCGCCACCATTCGTGCATATGCGGACAATGCCCGCACCTTCCTCGACCGCGGCCAGAGCGCGACCGCCGCCGAGAACATGACGAGCATCGCCGAGCTCACCGAGCGCGTCGGCGCCATCACCGACGAGCTGCGCCGCTTTGCCCGCAAGGGCCATTTCGCCGCCGAACCGACGGCGATGAAGGATGTCGTCGAGGGCGCGCTCATGCTTTTGCGCAGCCGTTTCGCCGGAAGAATGGACGCGATCCACATCGAGCTGCCGCCCGACGGCTTGAAGGCGCACGGCAACCGCATCCGACTGGAACAAGTGTTGATCAACCTCTTGCAGAACGCGCTGGAGGCGATCGATGACCGTGACGGCGGCAAGATACAGGTGCGCTGCGAGGAGACGGCGAGAGGCATCGCGCTCACGGTTGCCGACAACGGCCCCGGCATTCCGGCCGATATCCGCGACGAGCTGTTCACGCCCTTCAACACCTCCAAGGAAGAAGGGCTCGGCCTCGGTCTAGCGATCTCCAAGGAGATCGTCTCAGACTATGGCGGCACGATCGACGTCGATAGTGGCGCGTCCGGCACGACATTCACCGTCCATTTGCAGAAGGCTGACGCGCAATGA
- a CDS encoding dicarboxylate/amino acid:cation symporter produces MIIEHSAEVRGKTPFYRHLYVQVLAAIAAGILLGHFYPNIGTELKPLGDAFIKLVKMIIAPVIFLTVATGIAGMTDLAKVGRVAGKAMVYFLTFSTLALVVGLVVANVVEPGAGMHIDPASLDAKAVATYTEKAHEQSITGFLMNVIPTTLVGAFAEGDILQVLFISVLFGISLAMVGKKAEPVVDFLQALTLPIFRLVAILMKAAPVGAFGAMAFTIGKYGIASIANLAMLIGTFYLTSFLFVLVVLGAVARYNGFSIVSLIRYIKEELLLVLGTSSSEAALPGLMNKMEKAGCKRSVVGLVIPTGYSFNLDGTNIYMTLAALFIAQATDTPLSYGDQILLLLVAMLSSKGAAGITGAGFITLAATLSVVPSVPVAGMALILGIDRFMSECRAITNFIGNAVATVVVAKWEGELDQAQLSAALGGEAAPVETIPAAVQPAE; encoded by the coding sequence ATGATCATTGAACATTCCGCGGAGGTCCGCGGCAAGACACCCTTTTATCGTCACCTCTATGTCCAGGTGCTGGCCGCGATCGCCGCAGGCATCCTGCTTGGGCATTTCTATCCGAACATCGGTACCGAACTGAAACCGCTCGGCGACGCCTTCATCAAGCTCGTGAAGATGATCATCGCGCCCGTGATCTTCCTGACGGTTGCGACCGGCATTGCCGGCATGACCGATCTCGCCAAGGTCGGCCGCGTCGCCGGCAAGGCGATGGTCTACTTCCTGACCTTCTCCACCCTCGCGCTCGTCGTCGGCCTCGTTGTCGCGAATGTCGTCGAGCCGGGCGCCGGCATGCACATCGACCCGGCCTCGCTCGATGCGAAGGCGGTTGCGACCTATACCGAGAAGGCGCATGAGCAGTCGATCACCGGCTTCCTGATGAACGTCATTCCGACGACGCTTGTCGGCGCCTTCGCCGAGGGCGACATCCTGCAGGTCCTGTTTATTTCGGTGCTCTTCGGCATTTCGCTGGCGATGGTCGGCAAGAAGGCTGAGCCGGTCGTCGACTTCCTGCAGGCGCTCACGCTACCGATCTTCCGGCTGGTGGCGATCCTGATGAAGGCGGCCCCGGTCGGCGCCTTCGGCGCCATGGCCTTCACCATCGGCAAATACGGCATCGCCTCGATCGCCAACCTCGCCATGTTGATCGGCACCTTCTATCTGACGTCGTTCCTCTTCGTCCTCGTCGTCCTCGGTGCGGTGGCGCGCTATAACGGCTTCTCGATCGTATCGCTCATCCGCTACATCAAGGAAGAACTGCTCCTGGTGCTCGGCACCTCGTCTTCGGAGGCCGCACTGCCGGGCCTCATGAACAAGATGGAGAAGGCGGGCTGCAAGCGCTCGGTCGTAGGCCTCGTCATTCCGACCGGCTACTCCTTCAATCTCGACGGCACCAACATCTACATGACACTTGCGGCGCTCTTCATCGCCCAGGCGACCGATACGCCGCTCTCCTACGGCGATCAGATCCTGCTGCTGCTGGTCGCGATGCTGAGCTCGAAGGGGGCTGCCGGTATCACCGGCGCAGGCTTCATCACGCTTGCCGCAACGCTCTCCGTCGTTCCCTCCGTGCCGGTCGCCGGCATGGCGCTGATCCTCGGCATCGACCGCTTCATGTCGGAATGCCGGGCGATCACCAACTTCATAGGCAACGCCGTCGCAACCGTCGTGGTGGCGAAGTGGGAAGGAGAGCTTGACCAAGCGCAGCTTTCCGCAGCGCTCGGCGGCGAAGCGGCGCCGGTCGAAACCATTCCGGCGGCTGTGCAACCCGCCGAATAA
- a CDS encoding response regulator, protein MPETASPRDIVLLVDDSPEALGFLTEALEQSDFSVLIATSGNAALNIADRITPDIILLDAVMPGMDGFETCMRLKANASLAQVPVVFMTGLTETEHVVRALEAGGVDYLTKPINIDELRARIRVHLSNARSAQSARVALDAAGRHLLAVRGDGTVRWSTPQATRLVNAATGSDDGLAVVTGRIAEWMRERDKHGSEKHGSFTLQRAAQTGLQISYLGAIGANEYLFRLTAENGMSDDEMLRQHFHLTQRESEVLLWIAKGKSNRDIGEILGLSARTVTKHLEQIYVKLGVENRASAAVKATQVLHGI, encoded by the coding sequence GTGCCTGAGACCGCCTCCCCGCGCGACATCGTGCTCCTCGTCGACGATTCCCCGGAGGCGCTCGGCTTCCTGACCGAAGCGCTGGAACAGTCCGACTTTTCCGTGCTGATCGCCACCTCCGGCAATGCGGCACTCAACATTGCCGACCGCATCACGCCGGACATCATCCTGCTCGATGCGGTGATGCCCGGCATGGACGGTTTCGAGACCTGCATGCGGCTGAAGGCGAATGCCTCGCTCGCCCAGGTGCCGGTCGTCTTCATGACCGGATTAACGGAGACGGAGCACGTGGTGCGCGCGCTCGAAGCCGGCGGCGTCGACTATCTGACGAAGCCCATCAATATCGACGAATTGCGCGCCCGCATCCGCGTCCATCTCTCCAATGCGCGCTCCGCCCAGAGCGCCCGCGTCGCACTCGACGCCGCCGGCCGGCATCTGCTCGCCGTTCGCGGCGACGGTACCGTGCGCTGGTCGACGCCGCAGGCGACAAGGCTCGTCAACGCGGCGACCGGCAGCGACGACGGCCTGGCAGTGGTGACTGGGCGGATTGCCGAATGGATGCGGGAGCGCGACAAGCACGGAAGCGAAAAGCACGGCAGCTTCACCCTGCAGCGCGCGGCCCAGACCGGCCTGCAGATTTCCTATCTCGGCGCGATCGGCGCCAACGAGTATCTCTTCCGCCTGACCGCCGAGAACGGCATGAGCGACGACGAGATGCTGCGCCAGCATTTCCACCTCACCCAGCGCGAGTCGGAGGTGCTTCTGTGGATCGCCAAGGGCAAATCCAATCGCGACATCGGCGAGATCCTGGGCTTGAGCGCCCGCACGGTCACCAAGCATCTCGAACAGATCTATGTGAAGCTCGGCGTCGAAAACCGGGCCTCCGCCGCGGTCAAGGCGACGCAAGTGCTGCACGGGATTTAG
- a CDS encoding ATP-binding protein, translated as MAARQRIIPVRREYNRWVANQTLEDYALRFTAKSARRFSSERISQTAIGAISFLALEAIGGAITMSYGTTNAIVAILIASVMILVVGLPISRYAIRHGVDIDLLTRGASFGYIGSTITSLIYASFTFILFAIEASIMSGALELALGIPLWIAYIISAVVVIPLVTHGVKLISKFQLVTQPFWIVLNILPFAFIALADWEKVGLWLAYAGVHHTSGPSGTIAPFDLVEFGAASAVIFALMAQIGEQVDFLRFLPPDGERKLHHRIAVFLAGSGWVIVGAPKLLAGSFLVVLALSAGVPSTRAADPAQMYYTAFGYIFPSETAALLLMVAFVVVSQLKINVMNAYAGSLAWSNFFSRLTHSHPGRVIWLVFNVAIALLLMELGIYRLLEETLGIFSIIAMAWLCAISADLFVNKPLGLSPPGIEFKRAHLYDINPVGLGTMGVSAFLALAAHFGAMGAIAASLAPYIALVTAFVVSPLIAWWTDGKFYLARKPRKSWFRESEITCSICEHPFEPEDMAWCPAYAAPICSLCCSLDSRCHDMCKPKARLNTQVATVAKTLLPETIVAKLATRLGRYAISAIVSITGIGIILAMIAHQTTAGSPETAAVVERTVAIVFFVFAIVAGVVSWFYVLAHDSRVVAEEESSRQNTLLLKEIAAHKKTDAALQNAKEAAEAANRAKSRYVVGLSHELRTPLNAVLGYAQILERDETIPTSRQGAIKVIKRSADHLSGLIDGLLDISKIEAGKLQVYSNEINIHDFLDQIVDMFRPQAQAKGLAFEHNRATSLPQFVRTDEKRLRQILVNLLSNALKFTERGRIRFDVAYRSQVASFTIEDSGRGISEKDLPKIFDPFQRGEAEYRMPGLGLGLTITRLLTQTLGGEISVASEKDKGTSFKVRLMLSAVDRPAALKDPIRKVRSYKGPRRTIVVVDDNADHRDLMREVLLPLDFTVLSAASGADCLALIDGTRPDLFLIDISMPGMSGWELVTRLREAGQTAPAIMLSANIGDGSAAGATGHSDTLAKPFGVRQLTDKLAIHLGLEWIHEGDVQETPPADGNRALKSPGDHHVKELIQLGEIGYVRGIEAKLTEIALNPENQAFVEAVNAYVQAFDLSGFDAFLKRMLSEETNARA; from the coding sequence ATGGCGGCACGCCAGCGCATCATTCCCGTTCGACGAGAATATAACCGCTGGGTCGCCAACCAGACGCTCGAAGACTATGCGCTGCGCTTCACCGCCAAAAGCGCGCGGCGCTTTTCCTCCGAGCGCATCTCGCAGACGGCGATCGGCGCGATCTCCTTCCTGGCGCTCGAAGCCATCGGCGGCGCCATCACCATGTCCTACGGCACCACCAATGCGATCGTCGCGATCCTTATCGCGAGCGTCATGATCCTTGTGGTCGGCCTGCCGATCAGCCGCTATGCGATCCGCCATGGCGTCGATATCGATCTTCTGACGCGCGGCGCGAGCTTCGGCTATATCGGCTCGACGATCACCTCGCTCATCTATGCGAGCTTCACCTTCATCCTCTTTGCGATCGAGGCCTCGATCATGTCCGGGGCCTTGGAGCTGGCGCTCGGCATACCGCTTTGGATCGCTTACATCATAAGCGCCGTCGTGGTGATCCCGCTCGTTACCCACGGCGTCAAGCTGATCAGCAAGTTCCAGCTCGTCACGCAGCCGTTCTGGATCGTGCTCAACATCCTGCCCTTCGCCTTCATCGCGCTTGCGGACTGGGAGAAGGTGGGCCTGTGGCTCGCCTATGCCGGCGTCCACCATACGTCCGGACCCTCGGGCACCATCGCACCCTTCGATCTCGTCGAATTCGGCGCCGCGTCGGCTGTGATCTTCGCGCTGATGGCGCAGATCGGCGAGCAGGTGGACTTCCTCCGCTTCCTGCCGCCGGACGGTGAGCGCAAGCTGCATCACCGCATCGCCGTCTTTCTCGCCGGTTCCGGCTGGGTGATCGTCGGCGCACCGAAGCTGCTCGCCGGCTCGTTCCTTGTCGTCCTGGCGCTCAGTGCCGGGGTGCCGTCGACGAGAGCCGCCGATCCGGCGCAGATGTATTACACGGCTTTCGGTTACATATTCCCATCCGAGACGGCGGCGCTCCTGTTGATGGTCGCCTTCGTCGTCGTTTCACAGTTGAAGATCAACGTGATGAACGCCTATGCCGGGTCGCTCGCCTGGTCGAACTTCTTCTCGCGATTGACCCATAGCCATCCGGGCCGCGTCATCTGGCTGGTCTTCAACGTCGCGATCGCGCTCCTGCTGATGGAGCTCGGCATCTACCGCCTGCTCGAAGAAACGCTCGGCATCTTCTCGATCATCGCCATGGCCTGGCTGTGCGCGATCTCGGCCGATCTCTTCGTCAACAAGCCGCTGGGCCTGTCGCCCCCCGGCATAGAGTTCAAGCGCGCCCATCTCTACGACATCAATCCCGTCGGTCTCGGCACGATGGGCGTGTCAGCGTTCCTCGCGCTCGCCGCACATTTCGGCGCCATGGGCGCGATCGCCGCCTCGCTCGCCCCCTATATCGCGCTCGTCACGGCCTTTGTCGTCTCGCCGCTGATTGCCTGGTGGACCGACGGAAAATTCTACCTCGCCCGCAAGCCGCGCAAGAGCTGGTTCCGTGAAAGCGAGATCACCTGCTCGATCTGCGAGCACCCGTTCGAACCGGAGGACATGGCCTGGTGCCCGGCCTATGCGGCGCCCATCTGTTCGCTCTGCTGCTCGCTCGACAGCCGCTGCCACGACATGTGCAAGCCGAAGGCCCGGCTGAACACGCAGGTTGCGACGGTCGCGAAAACGCTGCTGCCGGAAACGATCGTCGCCAAGCTCGCGACGAGGCTCGGGCGTTATGCGATCTCGGCGATCGTCTCGATCACCGGCATAGGCATCATCCTGGCGATGATCGCCCACCAGACGACAGCCGGCTCACCCGAAACCGCGGCCGTCGTCGAGCGCACGGTCGCGATCGTCTTCTTCGTCTTCGCCATCGTCGCCGGCGTCGTGTCATGGTTCTACGTGCTCGCCCATGACAGCCGGGTCGTTGCCGAAGAGGAATCCTCGCGCCAGAACACGCTACTCCTCAAGGAGATCGCCGCTCACAAGAAGACCGACGCGGCGCTGCAGAACGCCAAGGAGGCGGCGGAAGCGGCAAACCGCGCGAAGAGCCGCTACGTCGTCGGTTTGAGCCACGAGCTGCGCACACCGCTCAATGCCGTGCTCGGCTACGCGCAAATCCTCGAGCGCGACGAGACGATCCCGACGTCACGCCAGGGCGCGATCAAGGTAATCAAGCGCAGCGCCGATCACCTCTCCGGGCTGATCGACGGCCTGCTCGATATTTCCAAGATCGAAGCCGGCAAGCTGCAGGTCTATTCGAACGAGATCAATATCCACGACTTCCTCGACCAGATCGTCGACATGTTCCGCCCGCAAGCGCAGGCGAAGGGGCTTGCTTTCGAGCACAATCGCGCCACATCGCTGCCGCAATTTGTGCGAACCGACGAGAAGCGGCTGCGGCAGATTCTCGTGAACCTGCTTTCAAACGCGCTGAAGTTCACCGAGCGGGGACGCATCCGCTTCGATGTCGCCTATCGCAGCCAGGTCGCGAGTTTCACCATCGAGGACAGCGGCCGGGGCATCAGCGAGAAGGACCTGCCGAAGATCTTCGACCCCTTCCAGCGGGGCGAGGCGGAATATCGCATGCCAGGGCTTGGGCTCGGCCTGACGATCACGCGGCTGCTCACCCAGACGCTCGGCGGCGAAATCTCCGTTGCCAGCGAGAAGGACAAGGGCACCAGCTTCAAGGTGCGGCTGATGCTTTCGGCGGTCGATCGTCCGGCCGCGCTCAAGGATCCGATACGCAAGGTCCGCTCCTACAAGGGACCACGCAGGACGATCGTCGTCGTCGACGACAACGCGGATCACCGAGATCTCATGCGCGAGGTGCTCCTGCCGCTGGACTTCACCGTTCTCTCGGCAGCAAGCGGTGCGGATTGCCTGGCGCTCATCGACGGCACGAGGCCAGACCTCTTCCTGATCGACATATCCATGCCGGGCATGAGTGGCTGGGAGCTGGTGACGCGGCTCCGGGAGGCGGGTCAGACGGCGCCGGCGATCATGCTTTCCGCCAACATCGGCGATGGCTCGGCGGCGGGCGCCACCGGTCACAGCGATACGCTTGCCAAGCCCTTCGGCGTGCGCCAACTCACCGACAAGCTGGCAATCCATCTCGGCCTCGAATGGATCCATGAAGGCGACGTCCAGGAGACGCCTCCTGCGGACGGAAACAGAGCGCTCAAGAGCCCCGGCGACCATCATGTGAAGGAATTGATCCAGCTCGGTGAAATCGGCTACGTGAGAGGCATCGAGGCGAAACTGACGGAGATTGCCCTGAATCCGGAAAACCAGGCCTTTGTCGAAGCGGTCAACGCCTATGTTCAGGCCTTCGACTTGTCCGGCTTTGACGCTTTCCTGAAGCGGATGCTCTCGGAGGAGACGAACGCCCGTGCCTGA